The Bacteroidia bacterium genomic interval ACTATTGCTTCTTTAATCATTTAAAAGATGTGTTGTGGTGTTAAGGTGTTGTAGTGTTAGGGTTTGAATTATCTAACCTGCGCACAATAACACTATAACACTTGCGCACTTTCCTTAGTAAACAAAGCTTCTTCTACCAACTGACAAATGATATGCCCGAGTAACATATGACACTCCTGGATACGAGGCGTATCTGTAGAAGGCATATTGAGGAGCATATCGCAATGATCTTTCATGTTGCCGCCTGTCTCACCGGTCATGGCGATGATATGCATGCCATTTTCTTTTCCCTGCTTAAAGGCTTCAATTACATTTTTAGAATTGCCAGAAGTTGACATGCCGATCAGTACATCTCCCTGACGACCTTTGGCTTTGATCAAACGGCTGTAGATCTGATCATATGAATAATCATTGGCTACTGCTGTTACATAAGAAGTGTTTACGTGCAAAGCCTCTGAAAAAAGAGGATCTCTGTCAAAGTAGAATCTTCCGGAAAATTCTGCTGCCAAGTGCTGCGCATCGGCTGCACTTCCGCCATTTCCACAAAAGAGGACTTTTTTGTCTGCACGAAAAGCTTCAACGATGATATCGCTTACTT includes:
- a CDS encoding D-sedoheptulose 7-phosphate isomerase, translated to MNQIQELIQSSIKAKEAVLADEALLQKVQEVSDIIVEAFRADKKVLFCGNGGSAADAQHLAAEFSGRFYFDRDPLFSEALHVNTSYVTAVANDYSYDQIYSRLIKAKGRQGDVLIGMSTSGNSKNVIEAFKQGKENGMHIIAMTGETGGNMKDHCDMLLNMPSTDTPRIQECHMLLGHIICQLVEEALFTKESAQVL